A genomic region of Phycisphaerae bacterium contains the following coding sequences:
- a CDS encoding SpoIIE family protein phosphatase — MTADPNQQIMQLRRLLDVTRQMAATTDLSQLLGTIVDAARAVLNCERATIFLYDRATNELFSRVATGVESIRFPADRGIAGAAAQQRVVVNVPEAYADSRFNPEIDRQTGFRTRNLLTFPLENLDGELMGVLQALNRAGGPFDAADEELARVLSAQAGVALHRYVLLEQYAEKQRMARDLELARKIQQALFPATNPSLPGYDIAGWNRPTDETGGDCYDFMPLGDGRLAFLLADATGHGIGAALVIAQCRSLVRAMLTVTQDLVAVATRVNQLLAHDLLDGRFVTAVVGVLDPRCHRLDYVSAGQGPLLFISPTGVEVRGAGGLPLAIMNDCEFAAEHFDFAPGAAVVLLTDGFYETLDAAGAEYGEERVAAFLARCGDVPLEGLIQGLHAEVRRFRAGAPQADDLTALLIRRQR, encoded by the coding sequence ATGACGGCCGACCCGAACCAGCAGATCATGCAGCTCCGGCGGTTGCTGGACGTGACGCGGCAGATGGCCGCGACGACCGACCTGTCGCAACTGCTGGGCACCATCGTGGACGCGGCGCGCGCCGTGCTGAACTGCGAGCGGGCCACCATCTTCCTGTACGACCGCGCGACCAACGAGCTATTCAGCCGCGTTGCGACCGGCGTCGAGTCGATTCGCTTTCCGGCCGATCGCGGCATCGCGGGGGCGGCGGCGCAGCAGCGCGTCGTTGTGAACGTGCCAGAGGCATACGCGGACAGCCGTTTCAATCCGGAGATCGATCGCCAGACGGGTTTTCGCACGCGCAATCTGCTGACGTTTCCGCTGGAAAACCTGGATGGCGAGCTGATGGGGGTGCTCCAGGCGCTCAACCGCGCGGGCGGGCCGTTCGATGCGGCCGACGAGGAGCTGGCCCGCGTGCTGAGCGCGCAGGCCGGCGTCGCGCTGCATCGCTACGTCCTGCTGGAGCAGTACGCCGAGAAGCAGCGCATGGCACGCGACCTGGAACTCGCCCGCAAGATTCAGCAGGCGCTGTTCCCGGCCACCAACCCAAGTCTGCCCGGCTACGACATCGCCGGCTGGAACCGACCCACCGATGAGACCGGTGGAGACTGCTACGATTTCATGCCGCTCGGCGACGGACGCCTGGCGTTTCTGCTGGCCGATGCGACCGGGCACGGCATCGGGGCCGCGCTCGTCATCGCGCAGTGCCGCTCACTGGTCCGCGCCATGCTGACGGTGACGCAGGACCTGGTGGCGGTCGCGACGCGCGTGAATCAGCTCCTGGCGCATGACCTGCTCGACGGCCGGTTTGTCACGGCGGTCGTGGGGGTGCTCGATCCGCGTTGCCATCGTCTGGACTACGTCTCCGCCGGCCAGGGCCCGCTGCTGTTCATTTCGCCAACCGGCGTGGAGGTGCGCGGGGCCGGGGGGCTGCCGCTCGCGATCATGAATGACTGCGAGTTCGCGGCTGAGCATTTCGATTTCGCACCCGGCGCGGCGGTCGTGCTGCTCACCGACGGTTTCTACGAAACGCTCGATGCCGCCGGCGCGGAATACGGCGAGGAGCGCGTCGCGGCGTTTCTCGCGCGCTGCGGCGACGTCCCGCTGGAGGGTCTCATCCAGGGCCTGCATGCCGAGGTGCGCCGCTTCCGGGCTGGTGCTCCGCAGGCCGACGACCTGACCGCGCTGCTGATCCGCCGGCAGCGCTAG
- a CDS encoding UvrD-helicase domain-containing protein: MRPNDARTAALLADLNEPQLQAVTHRDGPLLVIAGPGSGKTRVITRRAAYLVHTGVPSRNILAITFTNKAADEMKRRIEALGVKQGMWVYTFHALGVRLLREFGALANVAPGFSIYDEDDALRVVKEALQIEQVSEALLTADQARQKISDAKGRLLRPKELAEISRGFHDDLTARVYETYERLLGQRNAVDFDDLLLRVAVVLRDQPDISERLSVRFQYLLIDEYQDTNHAQYLIARSLAQHHGNICATGDPDQSIYAWRGADLRNILEFERDFPSARVVRLEQNYRSTGLILQAADRLIARNRKRKAKELWTQNATGEPVRVWQFTGGEDEAERIAQTIADLHAQGRPWNDFAIFYRINAVSRGFEDALRARAIPYRIARGVEFYNRREIRDVLAYLRVLVNPADEVALLRIINTPARGIGKTSLDRLRTHANETGQPLMDILREVEQVPALQSAARKVRAFVDLLARLQPALQLPVSEAVSLVLTASGLEAALRAEQDTGGEDRLANVQELVTAAIRYEKEVEEANLADFLNRISLVSDQDAVDEKAGCVMLMTLHAAKGLEFPVVFLAGLEQGLLPHERALGMHADVEEERRLCFVGVTRARERLHLSMAHERLIRGRPMPRPPSQFLRELDDGHLIREDFQTLRGGPAWQKIDGLVPLVDDLSPEEAARLVPKRRLRATPDDDLRGEPEPAARRRAPEPSEPASTSNSPFAGWGPGTLVRHERYGVGQVLWIKPAPGQTRAGLKFVGYGEKTLILEYAPVRKLEREKP; the protein is encoded by the coding sequence ATGAGACCGAACGACGCCCGAACAGCGGCCCTGCTCGCCGACCTGAACGAGCCCCAGTTGCAGGCCGTGACGCACCGCGACGGCCCGCTGCTCGTCATCGCCGGCCCGGGCAGCGGCAAGACGCGGGTCATTACCCGGCGGGCGGCGTATCTCGTGCACACCGGCGTGCCGTCCCGCAACATCCTGGCCATCACGTTCACCAACAAGGCCGCGGACGAGATGAAGCGGCGGATCGAGGCGCTGGGCGTCAAGCAGGGGATGTGGGTTTACACGTTTCACGCGCTGGGCGTGCGCCTGCTGCGCGAGTTCGGCGCGCTCGCGAACGTTGCGCCGGGCTTCTCGATCTACGACGAGGACGACGCCCTGCGGGTGGTCAAGGAGGCGCTGCAGATCGAGCAAGTCAGCGAAGCGCTGCTCACCGCCGACCAGGCGCGCCAGAAGATCAGCGACGCGAAGGGGCGCCTCCTGCGACCGAAGGAACTCGCGGAGATCAGTCGCGGGTTCCACGACGATCTGACGGCCCGGGTCTACGAGACGTACGAGCGCCTCCTGGGGCAGCGCAACGCGGTCGACTTCGATGATCTGCTGCTGCGCGTGGCGGTGGTCCTGCGCGATCAGCCCGACATTTCCGAGCGGCTGAGCGTGCGCTTCCAGTACCTGCTCATCGACGAGTACCAGGACACGAACCACGCCCAGTATCTGATCGCGCGTTCGCTGGCGCAGCATCACGGCAACATCTGTGCGACCGGCGACCCGGACCAGAGCATTTACGCCTGGCGCGGGGCCGACCTCCGCAACATCCTCGAGTTCGAGCGGGATTTCCCGTCCGCGCGCGTGGTGCGACTCGAGCAGAACTACCGCTCCACCGGCCTGATCCTGCAGGCCGCCGACCGGCTGATCGCCCGCAATCGCAAGCGCAAGGCCAAGGAGTTGTGGACGCAGAACGCGACCGGCGAGCCGGTGCGCGTCTGGCAATTCACCGGCGGCGAGGACGAGGCGGAGCGGATCGCGCAGACGATCGCGGACCTGCACGCGCAGGGCCGCCCCTGGAACGATTTCGCGATCTTCTACCGCATCAACGCGGTGTCACGCGGGTTCGAGGACGCGTTGCGGGCCCGTGCGATTCCGTATCGGATCGCGCGCGGCGTCGAGTTCTACAACCGGCGCGAGATCCGCGACGTGCTCGCGTACCTGCGCGTGCTGGTGAACCCGGCGGACGAGGTCGCGCTGCTGCGCATCATCAACACGCCGGCCCGTGGCATCGGCAAGACGTCGCTCGACCGTCTGCGGACGCACGCCAACGAGACGGGCCAACCGCTGATGGACATCCTGCGCGAAGTCGAGCAGGTGCCCGCGCTGCAGAGCGCCGCCCGAAAGGTGCGCGCGTTCGTGGACCTGCTCGCGCGCCTGCAGCCCGCGCTGCAACTGCCTGTCTCGGAAGCCGTGAGCCTGGTCCTCACCGCGTCCGGACTCGAGGCGGCGCTGCGCGCGGAACAGGACACCGGCGGTGAAGACCGGCTGGCCAACGTGCAGGAACTGGTGACAGCGGCCATTCGCTACGAGAAGGAAGTCGAGGAGGCGAACCTCGCCGACTTCCTCAACCGCATCAGCCTGGTCAGCGACCAGGACGCCGTCGATGAAAAGGCCGGCTGCGTGATGCTGATGACGCTGCACGCGGCGAAGGGCCTGGAGTTCCCGGTGGTGTTCCTGGCCGGACTGGAGCAGGGCTTGTTGCCGCATGAACGCGCGCTCGGGATGCACGCCGACGTCGAGGAAGAGCGGCGTCTATGCTTCGTCGGCGTGACGCGCGCCCGCGAACGGTTGCACCTGTCGATGGCCCACGAGCGGCTGATTCGCGGGCGGCCGATGCCGCGCCCGCCGTCGCAGTTTCTCCGCGAGCTCGACGATGGCCATCTGATACGCGAGGACTTCCAGACGCTGCGCGGCGGTCCGGCCTGGCAGAAGATCGACGGTTTGGTGCCGCTGGTTGACGACCTGTCGCCGGAGGAGGCGGCGCGGCTGGTTCCGAAGCGGCGACTGCGGGCGACGCCGGATGATGATCTGCGCGGGGAGCCTGAGCCGGCCGCGCGGCGCCGCGCGCCGGAACCGAGTGAGCCTGCGTCCACCTCGAATTCGCCATTTGCCGGTTGGGGCCCGGGCACGCTGGTGCGGCACGAGCGCTATGGCGTCGGGCAGGTGCTCTGGATCAAGCCGGCGCCGGGGCAGACGCGGGCGGGCTTAAAGTTCGTCGGCTACGGCGAAAAGACGCTGATCCTCGAGTACGCCCCGGTCCGCAAGCTCGAACGTGAGAAGCCGTGA